The Syngnathoides biaculeatus isolate LvHL_M chromosome 16, ASM1980259v1, whole genome shotgun sequence DNA segment TCTGTGCAAGAATccgataaaaaaaatgaaatatgcgaGGAAAATGTGCAACTGACGGGAGTTTAAGATTAACTCACCTGGTCTCTTTGCAGTGTCACAAGCTCAGCAGAACCGTTGTTGGGGGTGGGTACTACCTTTGCCAGCGTCGCCTTGTTTGGGTCCGCTTCCTGAACAAGTGACCAATTCACATGAGTTACAAATGATCCAGAACACAATCACATAACCTCGAAAAACCTAAAGATTCGACATTCGTCATAAATCAGTATTGCTAGCaaatgggttcaaatccaacgTCTGCAATCTCAGGAAAGCACATTTATGTCAACATTTTAGGCCCTGATCCatcctttaaaggggaaatccactgcttTGCATTcataatgtatccaataggtcacgtgatatgtacatatgtatattttgagaagatttttattgacaattacgaattttgaggggcgctgccatttccgcgagtcacatgacctacgtgcgcggatgcgacgtgttacgtgccgcaacaaaagctcgattacacgggacagcATTTATGACCagggctgatttctcggatttatcctcatctgatgaagaaatagcagaatcggttgatcgagaagacggaggaatactttcatacacagtCGTGAGCGACACAACCGGGAGCTGCTCGATCACTCGGTTGATCGgggagacggaggaatacttcggatttatcctcatctgatgaagaaatagcagaatcagttgatcgagaagacggaggaatactttcatacacagtCGTGAGCGACACAACCGGGAGCTGCTCGATCACTCGGTTGATCGgggagacggaggaatacttccatacgcaGCCGTGAGCGGTATTCGtcagtcttcccaatcaaccgagcCACTCGAggctgtgtatgaaagtgttcCTCCGTTttctcgatcaaccgatactgctatttctacatcagatgaggataaatccgagaaatcagcgctggccataattggtgtcccacgtaatcgagcttttgttgcggcacgtaacacgtcgcatccgcgcacgtaggtcacgtgactccccctgaaaatttgataaaaatcttctcaaaacactattaaatgagagaggatttaacatcacattgtgataatagagtacatattacatgacctactggatacgttgttaatgcaaaccagtggatttcccctttaagggtCATTTAAAGCAAATACTGTATTCATTTCACGTTTCTTGCTCATATGGATTTGTCATTTACATTTTGTCATGAAAGATCCCAAAACTGCAAATTTCTTCACGTTTGCAGCAATCTTTAGTCAAATTCCTTGCAGTGGTATTGATACTGGCTCGTCCCAATTTTGTCACCCGTGACCTCTGTGAAGATGCCAGCGGTTCCGTCTGTTGACCATCCCCACATCAGACAGTGAGGTTTTCGTTTTGGTTTACCTTGGTACAAGTGAGCCAACAGTGGGCGTGCACGGACCAATAACCGGACAGCGCCGTGAGGACGTGCACGATCCCGATGGCAGCCAGAGCCAGGAGGCCTGCCTCGGGATACTCCGAGGCGCCGTAGACCCACAGCCACACGTACAGCCAGGTCGGGTAGAGGACCGTCATGAAGGGGAGGACGGTGCCGTGGAAGAGCCGCGGCCTCCGCCTGTACAGCGTCACGGAGCTCACCAGCTCGTCACCGGTGCCATTGTCATACTGATTGCGGCTCACAGTTTGTGGCTTGCCCGGTCCGCCGACGCCGTCCGCGGTCATTTTGACGTCGTTCATCGTCCTCTGCTCACCACCGGGGCCCATTTGTTGTCCACCGCCGCCCCGTCGTGTTGATgccggttacaaaaaaaaaaaacaaacaaaacaaaaacagcaattcAACACGCGGAACCTTACTCCGTGCAACCGACGAGAGCCCTGTCCCTCTTGGGCACTTCGCTTCCGTATACGTCACCACGTAACGTAACCTGGGTACGTATCCCTTGATGAAGCCAATCGGGGAAAGTAAACATTTATGACCCTTCCTACAATATTGATGGGATTCATATTTTAACCTATTTGCACATATATTCAATTTTCATGCCACAAACGAAATGTTTAGTCTCGATTCAAACTAAAATTAGCCGACTGTGTCTTTAACTAGCCTGCCGTCATTGGACCTTTGCGGACCTGTTgtacaaatgacaacaaaatcaaCCAATAGGATTTGAGATTGTGTTCGGCTTGCTGGAGACCCGTCCAATCACATACGTCATTTCCCCGTTTTCATCCAATGGGATTGTAAGAAGGCGTTGCCACACGCCATTTACATGAGAAGTGTTGTAACCTTCACTGATCAGCTTCATCGGTTCAAACCagcacaaaataacaaaatgtaagACCTTTTATTGCTACTCGGTATGTACTATGATCTTGTAGTGTTTCTTGAGGTGAATGTATATACATAGATAGCAAACTATAATGTTAGGCGCATACTGAGTAAGAGCACAGTTATTGGACGTGTTATTACGTTGCGAATTATTCCAAATAATTCAAGTTAATATATTTCCCATTTTGTGACCGTACCTGCACGTGCTTCTCTCTCAGGCAGGCGGCTATGGATATCACAGCAAAGTACTGCCATAAAGAGATGGACGCCTACGGGTCATGTGTGGCCTCCAACCCATCAGCATGGCAGGAGAAGTGTCACCAACTCAAAGTGAAGGTTGCACAGTGCACATCATCCCAGtaaggagtgtgtgtgtgtgtgtgtgtgcattcaaCCAATATCGCCCTCCAAATTCCTCACTTGTTTGGCCCGCGCTAACTCCCGCATTTGTCGCCTTAGTCCGGTGATCCAGAAGATCAGACGAGACTGTTCCATGCAGTTTGTGGAGTTTGAGAAGTGTCTCAGGGAAAACCAGGGCACGGCTGCCTCCTGTTCGGCCCACGTGGCCCGCTTTCTCGGCTGCGCTGAGACGGTAGATCTCAGTGGAGTGGGtaagtcaggaaaaaaaaaaaaaaaactgtaaaggcAAATTGTTAAAAACATAACATAGGAATACATGTGGGTTGTTACCCCCCAAAAAGTCCGAgttaatttcaatgtttttttattgaacagggcatgaatgtcaaattggcaaaaatacaaaatgggaatAACCAAATTCACCTATTGCTCAACAATCTGAATTTAAATCAATagctgggttgcacgtgacatcactCTTGTTCATCCGGTCGCTTGAGCGCCATTGCTGCAGACGAGCAGTCAGCTGTCCgtcgtcatcatgccagattttagttgcgtctacggatgtggaGATCGCCGAAACAGAGAggttgggaagcgatttttccgtgttccaaagatgGGATTGCGTGAAGGGGAAGATACAACGGAGTTATCGGAAATAACGTGAAGAAAAGTGGCTcgcaaatatacgacgtgcagatctgaacgaagctcgagtacacaaggataagtctgttctgatcattttgtaagcggtaagcaTGTGGATTTCTAGTGTCCGgttattctacttcagggaagtctttcagatcctttgaagtTACGTCATTGTGGAGAGTATatggatcgatatcttcacaaagtttcatcttctgtacatatctagctttggcgacgTCGTCGAATGAATTAAAgcaggcagaaaacatccgccgctcgccgctgacgcctagcttgtctgtagaaatggcggcgattatcaCGTGCAACCCAAGCataataatactgtacacttatttaaataaaacaacataaaGGCAAATTCAGACGCAATAAATGGCCTTTAATGATACGCCTTTCTTGTCACGTAGAAAAAAACATAGTAAACGATGCCAACATCTGTTTAATTACTGAAAAGCGACGTAAATTCTGCCAATTTACATCTTTATCTTCAGTgctggtacagatttttaatgCACCAAAGTAGGTGGTACGTAGAGAACCCGCTTTACACTAGAAACCTCCCAAGAATGTCACAAAACGAATTGACTAGTAAAATAATCATGATGATCTCGCAAAAACTCATTTGATTGGGAATCAGCGGTGTAGTAGTGCACTACTTGGCTGCAACAAGCAGAGGCGCTGTTGATTCACTCTCAGTTGCAGTAAAAAGATGGTGTGGATGAATTAATTAATACTCCGTCGAGCTCTGTATCATCAAAtgtccacccccacccccaccaccggGAAAGTCCCATCTCCCAAACTTTTAAACTTTCCCTCCTAAACGTttgcggaggaggaggaatgaaaacattctcccatgttTGAAACATAACCTCAAAACAACATCCTACATCGGGATAATCGTAAACCCCTTTGTACTTCTACATCCCGATGAATATTATTGTGTTTATAATTCATATAtctgtgtatttctttttttttttttccagacacaaATCCAGTACCGGTGCCATCGTAGCGTTCGGCCTCTTTTTCAACACTCATCCCAAAGAAAATATTTCCACCATGTTTTTCTTCAACTTTGCGTACTGTGATtatttccctttttaaaaaaaaaaattaaaaaaaaatcgcctGTTACTCGCTGCACCGCGAGGCCGTGTAGACTGAAAATAAACGGGACGCATTCCGATGCTGTGTTTCCTTTGAAACCGAGGTATGCCTTACTCAACCAGTGGGGGTTTCCCCTCTTTTGTTTTCCGCTACATATATCTgtggcacccccccccacccccccacccgccgACCCCATCTGCGGTGCCGAGACAGAGTCAAATATTAAACCGCTCCGTTCCGCTCCCACGCAAAATGGTCCGACCGCTCGCCGACTAAGAAATAGGGAGTTTGGGAAGAAAAGAGCAGGAGGAGGCCGTCTCGGAGAGAGGGGAGGATGTTGAGTAATGAGATCTGTGACCACCAAAGAGAACaaacctttttcttcttaaattaTTGCAACGGGAGCGTCATCGTGGCGGAAAGCACAGAGAGCGAGCCAGACAAACAAGCCGAGCACATGTGAGGTTGAAACTGCAGACTGTATTTGAGCATACAGCGACATTATACATTCAAAGCACGTCACCTTGGTAGCCACTCAACAGAAGATTGCAAACACGGCACAAATAAGTTACCCTCACAAAAATATCACCGTAGAAATGTGCATCTGTCAAACATGTTGTTGAAAGAGTCGCTCTTACAAGCCGGAGCAGCTAGAAGCACCGCTAgtcctattttttttacatttttttatttgatttgattttaaattgcACTGCTTTGCCTGAAGGCTATGTGTTATAACCCACGCCGTGATAAATAATCATGCTGTGGTCTCGCAGAATGCCGTTGTTCATCACAGAAGAAGGTACAAAATATCTACCTAGTGCTATCTAATTGGAGCCgagagaaataaatacatatggAAAGAAACTACGACAATAATATTCAACAGTCACGCATTTACATTCGAAGCTCAGTGTTACGTACCCAGTGTCAGACGACCGTCGTTGGCGCTTGCTTACGTCTCGATGATTTAATTATAAAATCAAAAAAGTCAATAGTAAAACCCTGTCTCCGAATAAGGTTCTGTAAAAAAATCACCCTGTCGTGGTGTCCCAAcggaaaaatattgaaaagtagttaaaaaaaaaaaaggatttatttagttaccgtaattcccggcctacagagcgcacctggctacaagcctcacccagcacatttggaaaggaaataccatttggtacgtacatacgccgcagctgtggaaaagccgcaagtgcccacattgaaacgcgagatatttacaaagaaagacggtacacagaaagaatttaacgctagcgctccGCGcgaatgctagtgctaacgccagCACCATGCTAAAGataatgctaatgttagcgccacgctaacaaggccggttaaaataaaacttaccggtaaatatcattgagacacgccAGAAACAGAGCAGCAgtacgctagcacagcgctagcgcagcactaacagggccggaaagggccgggccggtaaaagtcacttcctcagcacatatattccaccggtctcactcttaccttttccgctcgagtgcccccccttgcggccgttagaaaaaaaaatgcacaaattagccgcatggccgcataaaccgcagggttgaaagcgtgtgaaaaaaagttgcggcttgtaggccggaaattacggtagttatttATTTGGTCTGTAATAAGCTAGTCAcgctaataaaataaaataccgtGGAACCCCCAAAGCGGAACACAAACCGTTCTGAACGCATGAATCATAATAAAAGCTTTATGGACTGCCTGAAAATTTGAAGTAGCATTTTGCCGTTGTAATTGTTGTGAGTATAAAAACAGGTCATCACAGTAAAAGTtacacaaaagtaaaataaagtaaaacccTTAGAGACGAAATGGAGCCGAGGGAAGCTGTCAACCAATGGTGCTTGGTCCCcggaatacataaataataaactGTAATtaaccctgccaaatttgaataatttaaaaatgggcATGCTAGCACGATGCATGCTGGCTGCCaaatttgtctttaaaaaaaacatgtaaatattCCTTCCTCGTAGTTCTCCATCTTTCTCTGCTTGCTGTGCGCGCACTCACAGCGGACGACGAGTCGCTCTCAACCGATCACACCTGTGCAACGCTCCAGTCCGCACACTGACGGTAAAAATCGAGCTTTTGTGCTGATGTGAATTAAGGAtggctgataaagcgttggcctcacagttctgagggcccgggttcgattccggccccgcctgtgtggcgtttgcatgttctccccatgcctgcgtgggttttttctgggcactccagtttcctcccacattccaaaaacatgcaacattaattggacactctaaattgcccctaggtgtgatcgtgagtgcggttgtttgtctcgatgtgccctgcgattggctggcaaccaattcgggGTGTACCATTGACAGCTGGCGTAGGCTCctggactccccgcgacctttgtgaggataagcggcaaagaaaatggatgaattaagGATAGTTTGAGAGGGGCAACTCATGCCGGACTCCAAAGTGCGTCACACGTCGCTGCTTAAAAGATGTGGAGCAgagaaataatgaaaaactGTTCAAGGTTAAATCTCTACAAGTGGGTGCTGCATCGATTTTAGTCTATGCATGTTTTCTGCAGTGAtattcaaacaaatattaattTATGAATTTACAAGTTCTTTCAATGAATTGTTTTGAATTGAGCTGGTGGATGTTTCCCTTTGTCGTAGAAATTCCAGTTTTCGTTCTGACTTCACATTTTTCTGTGGTTTTGTCGATGTCTCAATGGCTGTCACGCAACTTTTCGTTTGAATTAAATTCCACATTGTGCCGCTTTTTGGGGGGTTCCACTGTCATGTTTTGGAAATGAAAGTTTCGTTATGGAGGGTTGCTTCAAAAACGTGACTCCTTCACATCTATAAATAATCGGTTACATCTAATCCTAATCCAGCGTAATAATCCTGAGTTACATCTCaggtaaaatacacacacactaacctGAGAGCAAAACCGTACTCCAGTAATTAAAGTCTTGTGTCGACCGCGTTACCCAATCATAATCTCTCGCTGTGAATTCAGATTAGATCCGTTTGGACCGGTGCCTTCCCTTTGAACTAAACCCTTTGTCGTATGTGATGtacaatggatggaaaaagtctacacacccctgttcaaacgcttaattttgtgaaataataaaaaaaaaagaccaagataaatcatttctaaacctttttaccattaattaaaaaaaacaccttttagAGAGTGGAAGTTAAAATACACaccagataatgtggttgcagaaGTGTGCACACCTTCAGAAtaacaatcacattcaaactcatgttaaatagGAGTCAGCACAAATGTGCCACCATTTAAAATTCCTTTTGTGTTATAGGTCAGTAATAAGCGAACacgtttttaaatgatttttctctcttatttattttatataactaaaacctggcatttgaacagtggTTTGTAGCCTTTTTACATCCATTGTTTATACTTagtatgttttgctttttttttttttgtcttttgtttaaaaGTGCTATTTTGTATGAAAAATGACATAAATATCACAAAGGAGGTGCTTGAGCACATCTCTCACATATCCAGTGTCTCGACGTGACTCTCGTCATAGGCAGAGAGGAGGTTGATGGGGAAAAAACGTGCCAACCAGTGTATTGACTTTGTTTGGTTGAgtatttggatgcattttttcgcccccccccccacccttcctACTTGAGTGTAACGCAGGCAAGTAGACGGACAAACTCCGTACTGGCTGCGTCTCTTGAGCCGAGAGGTGGAATCGCAAAGGGCCAGCGTTCGTAAAGGTCACGAGGTGAAGTAGGAGTTTTGCATGGAATAGAGGCGGTCGATGGGGTTCCCCACCCGCGCGGCCAGGAGTCCGCCCTCGCCGGCTGCGAGGAGGCAGTCGCCCAGGTGGCCCAGGCTGCCGTCGCTGTCCAGGTCGTGGAACACCGTCTCGGATTCTGGCAAAGAGGAACGAGCGCTAGTTGTGGGAAGCGTGACGGACAACGGGATGACGTCGCAACAATCTGATTAAGTCGCTGAACAAGTAACTGGAATATCTTGAATTGGATCGCAATAATGATGTCaccgttttcatttttaaaaaaaaatcatactcgGATATAACAAtgactctatctatctatctatctatctatctatctatctatctatctatctatctatctatctatctatctatctatctatctatctatctatctatctatctatctatctatctatctatctatctatctatctaaataCAAGTTGAACAAAATTTGAGATTTTAAGCACACTGACAATTGCGTGTGATTATCttacaaaatatgaaattatttCATGATTTATATTTTGTGGCCAACTTTTTTAGGCATGCGATAGTACTTCATGTAAATGATTATTCAAACGGTACATATCTGAGGAACCTTGAAAGACTATCAATCTTATAATATCTTTAACAACATTAGTATTCGTCGTATGATGGTTGTGGTAGTAGTATTTAGTTTCCTCCATGGGATGACTAAAGTAACTTATTGCAGTAGTAGTCGTGTTAATATTACTAGTAGGAGTATTTGTGTTGTGCTGGTGGTAGTGTAGTAGTGTTGATAGTCAAAATGGCGGTAGTGGCgttagtagtaatagtagttttAGACATGGTTTGGCTAGAAGTAATATTAGTACTGTAGTTGTGTATTCGCGACATGTTGGTACATGTGGTTAGattgctggcctcacagttctgagaactgaggttcaaatcccagtcctccctgtgtggagttggcatgttctccccatgcctacgtgggttttctccgggcactccggtttcctcccacatcccaaaaacatgcaacagtaattggacagtctgcgacccttgtaaggataagcgggtcagaaaatggatggatagttgtggTGACTGATAGTTCCTTTCCTTTATGTGTATTGGTGAATCTCTTCCATGTGCCTCAACGATCTGTCCTCCTAAAAGCCGGAGATCGTCGGTTCAAGTCTCACCAGGAATACGTTTAACTCCCCCGCATCGTGAATCTAAGCAGAAGCATTTCATTCGGTACGATTGGTCTGCCTTTCGAATGGCGAGATGTCTTTTCTGCGTACCGTACGGGTGGAGCTGCTCGCTGCTGAGCTGAGGCGGGGTCAGGCCGTGTCGGAAGGGTTCCCCGCCATAGATGTTGGGGTCCAGGGTGAGCAGCTGCTGTCGAGGCAGAGAGGGGAATCCCAGCATGCCGTCCATGCCGTGACCGCTGGAGCCGTCTGCGTGGACATGACCACACGGACACGGTTAGGCCTCTTGGAACCGCAGCCGAACCATTGGCACCAATGAAGAAGATCGTCTAAAGCGCGTCCTCACCCTCGCTGTCGTCGTTGCTTTGGCGACCCCCTCGACCGCCGCCCCTCCTGCCCCCTCCTAGctgttcctgttcctgctgctgttgctgttgttgctgctgtctcCGAGCGATCTTCTTCAtctgacgcaaaaaaaaaaaaaaaagcatacgaGCTAAACGTCTCCGCTTTGGATATGATTTTGCAACAGTTTTAAGACTCAAAGCGTTACCTTAGCCCTTTGGTTTTGAAACCACACTTGCACCACCCGCACCGTGAGGCCCGTCTCGGCAGCCAGCGTCTCTCTCACCTGCAGGTTAGATATAGTTTGTTTAActcaatggacaaaaaaaaaaaaaaaaaatctaataaagtGATCCCTAGATGAACTGGTAATTTATTTCATGACCAGCAAAACACTCGTTCGTATTCATGATCATCGTTCCCCATTAAAAAGAAGTGCTCCAAAAGCACcaacaagaattttttttaaatcagaaaatgGTGTTCCAAAATTTAGAATATATATAAtctaatttcttttaaaaaaaataatgtcataacataaataaatagactGAATTAAACGCAACCTTGGTGAATGATTTCACGCCCTGATATTGTGGCTGCTTTgtcaccagggggcagtatagtACCAAGATACATAATATACGAGGAAGAGTTTCACATCTAAGTCATTCAGTCAGCT contains these protein-coding regions:
- the LOC133514816 gene encoding coiled-coil-helix-coiled-coil-helix domain-containing protein 5 isoform X1: MRSVVTFTDQLHRFKPAQNNKMQAAMDITAKYCHKEMDAYGSCVASNPSAWQEKCHQLKVKVAQCTSSHPVIQKIRRDCSMQFVEFEKCLRENQGTAASCSAHVARFLGCAETVDLSGVDTNPVPVPS
- the LOC133514816 gene encoding coiled-coil-helix-coiled-coil-helix domain-containing protein 5 isoform X2 is translated as MDITAKYCHKEMDAYGSCVASNPSAWQEKCHQLKVKVAQCTSSHPVIQKIRRDCSMQFVEFEKCLRENQGTAASCSAHVARFLGCAETVDLSGVDTNPVPVPS